The bacterium genomic interval GGCTACCACTATCACAGATAAATGTGACTACCCGCTTTGGCTCTGTTTGCTCTTGGCAGTACTTAACGGCTGCCGCAACAAGACAGCCGGCTGAGGTTCCCGCTAAAATCCCCTCTTCCAGAAGAAGCTTTCTCGTCGTGAGAAAGCTTTCTCTATCTGAGACGGTATAGGCATGTTTGACTCGAGAGAGGTCGCAGATATCAGGGATAAAGTCTTCTCCCATCCCTTCAACTAGCCATGACCCAGCTTTTTCCATTTCACCCGTCTTAATGTAATGCGTGAGAATAGAACCAGCTGGATCTGCCAAAACCATATCTGTATTCGGCGAATGTTCAGCGCAATAGTTACTGATTCCCGTGATGGTCCCACCAGAACCAACTCCACAGACAATTGCGTCTACCTTGCCGTCCATCTGACTAATGATCTCAGGAGCTGTAGAATTGTAATGTGCGGCAGGATTGCTCGGATTACAGAACTGATTCATGTAAATGCAGTTTTCAAGCTCTTTTGCCTTCGCCTCAGCTACTTCTTGATAGTATTCGGGGTGACCTTTTTCTACATCAGAGCGGGTGAGTAGTACCTCTGCTCCAAATGCTTTTGGTAGCGATATTTTCTCTACACTCATTTTATCTGGCATCACGAGTATGACGTGATATCCCTTTAGTTTCCCGATAAGTGTTAAACCCAGTCCAGTATTTCCAGAGGTTGCCTCGACAATTGTGCCCCCGGGCTTTAGAGCTCCTGATTTCTCGGCATCCTCAATCATTCGTAATGCAATGCGATCCTTAATCGAGTCGCCTGGATTCATCTGCTCTAACTTGACATAGAGCTCACACCCATTCGTATCAAATGAATGGAGCTGAACCATTGGAGTGTTGCCGATAAGCTCTAGGACGGATTGATATGGTTTTTGTCTCATGGAGGATAGTGAACCATAGGTTTTCAGGGAAGTGAATATCAATCGTATATTCGGAACCAATTTATTCGTCAGAAAATGTTAGCTGCCTTTCTGAATGCTCAGCACAAGGGCTCCTTCCTTCTCATCCACTAGGACGGTGCCTCCTTTTCGGAGTTCTCCGAACAGGAGCTCGTCGACAAGCTGGTCTTTAATCTCTTTCTGAATTATCCGTGCCATCGGTCGTGCTCCTAACTCTTCGTCAAACCCATGTTTTGCAAGCCAATCAAGAGCTTCAGGGGAAAGAGTGAATAAAACCTTCTGAGAGGAAAGCTGCGATTCTAACTCATCGATACACTTTTGAACTACTGACCGCACCACCGGCAGGGGAAGCGAATGGAAGTGGATGGTGTCGTCAAGGCGATTCCTAAATTCGGGACGAAAAAGTTCTTTAATTGCTTTTTCTCTATGATCGTTACTCTCCTGTTTGCCAAAACCAATGCCCTTCGCGGCAGTCGATCCAGCATTAGTGGTCATGATGAGAATTATATTACGGAAGTCCGCTTTTCTTCCTTGATTGTCCGTTGCCTGTGCATTGTCCATTACTTGGAGAAGTACATTGAATATGTCTGGGTGTGCTTTTTCAATCTCATCAAGCAGTAAAACAGCATAGGGATGCTTCCTTACCAGGTCGGTAAGTTGACCACCTTCTTCGTATCCGACATACCCTGGCGGTGCTCCAAGAAGTCGTGAGATAGCGTGTTTTTCCATATACTCACTCATATCGAACCGATGAAAGTGGATGCCGAGAGCTTGAGCAAGTACTTTCGCTAATTCTGTTTTTCCAACTCCCGTAGGGCCAGCAAAGAGAAAACTTCCCATCGGTTTTGCTTCTGATTGAAGTAGGGCTCGAGCCCTCTTCATGGCGAGGACGATCGCATGTATAGCATCATCTTGACCAAATACCTTGCTTTTCAGGGTATGTTCTAAGTCTTGAAGCTTCTGTTCATCAGTGCCTTTCAGTTTTTTTACTGGTACCTTTGCAATTCGTGATACCACATCTGCAATATCTGTATCGGTGATTTGTTTTTTTCGCTTTGAAGGCAGACGAATAGAGTTTGCTGCTCCGGCTTCATCGAGAACGTCGATAGCTTTATCTGGTAATGCTTTATCTGTGATGTGCTTTGCGGAAAGTTCTACAGCAGCTCGCAGGGCAGAGCGAGAAAACTTAACTGCATGATGCTCCTCGAAGCGTTCTTTGAGCCCCTCCAAAATCTTAACGGTGGTCTCCGAGGAGGGCTCTTCAAGCTCAATAGTGGTGAAGCGTCTGGTGAGAGCCCGATCTTTTTCAAAGAATTTTTTGTAATCCTCATCGGTAGTGCTTCCGATACAGCGGAATGTGCCTTTTGAGAGAAGCGGCTTAAGAAAATTTGAGGCATCAACGCTACCAGTTCCCGTGGAGCCCGCCCCAACGATTGTATGGATCTCATCAATAAAAAGAATAGCGTTGTCTTGTTCCAGAAGTTCACGAGTGATGTTCCGTATCCGATCTTCGAACTCTCCTCGAAACTTTGTTCCAGCAATCAGTGAACCAATATGAAGAGAGTAGACTTGTGCGTTACGCAATGCTTCAGGTATCTGACCAGAGAGAATTTGCAGCGCAATAGCATGTGCCATAGCAGTTTTGCCAACACCGGGTGCACCGAGGAAGAGGGGATTATTTTTCTGTCTCCGACTCAGGATCCGTATAGCTCTTTCTACTTCAGCCTCCCTTCCGATAACGGGATCAAGCTCTCCAGATTCTGCTGCATGGGATAGATTCTCAGTATAGGTCTCGAGAGCAGATCGTCGTCTTGCCTCTGGAGCGTCATGATAGAAATCTCCATCTGTTGAGTACTCATCGATATATTCATCCTCTGAGTACCTGTCATCTTCTTCATAGCGGGGATCAGAGTCAGTATCACGAGCAATACCGTGCGATATGTAGTCAAGAATATGAATTCGTTCTAGTCCTTGTTTTCTCAGAAAAAATACGGCGTGAGAATCATTCTCACTAAAAGTAGCAACGAGCACTTCAGAGGCAGTGATAAACTGTTTGCCAGAGGAGTGCATATGGAGGATCGCTCTTTGTAATACTCTTTGAACGGCAGGTGTTTGAACTGGCTCAGCACGCTCAGCACTTGAACCAGTGGCGGTTTCTACGTGAGACTCCAGAAATTCTTCTAGATCTGCTTTCAGTTCCTGAAGAGTAGCTCCACAATTCTTCAGAATTTTATGTACCTCCGGATCTGCCAAGAGCGCTAACAACAGATGCTCTAGAGTAAAATAGGCATGCAAGCGAGTAGATGCCTCACGCCAAGCAGCTTCGAGGGTATAGCCAAGTTCGGTACTAAACACTATTCTTCCTCCATAACACATCGGAGAGGAAACTCTTCCTCTCGTGCTCTGGCTTCAACAGCTACAATTTTTGCCTCAGCAATTTCCTTTGGATAGATACCACAGAGCCCCGAGCCTTTGTGATGTACTTCTAACATAATTCGAGCCGCTTCGGTTGGAGATTTAAGAAAAATCCCCTCTAAAATCATCACTACAAAATCCATAGTTGTATAATCGTCATTGAGTAATAGCACCTTGTAGAGTCTCGGCTTCTTTAGACGGGTACGGATATCTGAAATAGTCTCTATTCCCCCCTCTGAGGAACCAGTATCCGTGAAGTGATATTCATCGTGCATCGAGGTAGGCGTCAAAGTCATAAGAACCGTGTATGCCAGACAACAGTTTACGCCAAAGCTTCTGTGGTATACCTACAGCTGTGGCAAATTAGTTTTTTCTCTCGCTTCTCTATCGCTAGTCCAAGAGAGAGTCTTCTTCTATACTAATTGTACACTGTTGTAGAGAGCAATCGCCAGTTTTGACGGATGCTTCTACGAGAAGTAGTTTTGATGATGGAACAGTCTCATGGTGGTTACAAGCTTTCCCCCGAGTCATTTAGCGGATGAAAATGGTCTGCTTGCCATTGGTGGGGATGTTGACCTTGAAACACTGCTCCTGGCCTACAGATCAGGAATTTTTCCATGGCCGCTAGAGGGGGAGGTTCTGACTTGGTTTGCTCCACCTGTAAGAGCAATTCTAGAGATTGATCAGTTCATTCTATCCCGTTCCATGCGTCGTTTTTTGAAGCGACATGACCTTGAGATATTTTTAAATCGAGATTTTGAATCAACGATTATTGCTTGTCAGCAAAGTACGAATCGAGATGGACAGCTTGGGACATGGATTACAGACGACATCATAGAAGGATATCTAAGATTACATGAAGCCGGGTATGCTCACAGCGTTGAATGTTATGACGGACGTCAGCTTGTCGGTGGACTCTATGGAGTAAGTCTTGGCGTAATGTTTGCGGGAGAGTCAATGTTTCATATCCGTAACAATGCCTCGAAGTTATGTTTTTGTTTTCTTGTTTCGTATCTGCGTTCTCATTCCGTGTCATGGATTGATTGTCAAGTCATGACGCCACTAACGGCGAGTTTCGGCGCGCATGAAGTGCAAAGAACTGAATTTGAAGAAATGTTGCGGTTTCAGTTGAGCCAGAGTCAATCTCGTATTTTTCCTATAGAGCCCAAGGAGATTGGCGTTTGGCGAGGTGATTATTCAGTAGGCTCTTTTAATTGATAGAGTTTTTCCAGCAGCTCCGAAAAGCAATGAATCGTTGGAACGGCCTGTGTTTCAGGATAATCTTCCGCTTTGCTTTCACTAAACGGATTTAAGCCTCTATTTAACCAGATGGCGTTCCAGTCGGCATTGACTGCTCCTGCGACATCATTTTTAGGACAATCTCCGATATAGAGAATTTCTCGTGTTGTGATTCCCAGTTGTTCCGTAATCCCCATAAATACTTTATGAGAAGGTTTCTTGTATCCTATATCACTGGCACAAAATATGTGTTGGAAATACTTTGCCAATCCGAGTTCTGGAATGAGTTGATGAATGCGCCTATCATTATTGGTGAGGATTCCTAGGGCTACATGTGGCGAAAGAGCTTCAAGAAGCTGCTCCGCATAAGGCAGGAGTTGCCGACTTGACGCTTTTGCAAATGCTCCATAGATGTCGGCAAGTAATTCGTCTGATGGCGTTCGTACACCGACATCATGCATTACATTTGAAAGAAACTCTTGCCATACGTGATCGTCCCGTGCATGGTCGGTGACATAGCCTTCTTCTCTATTGTCATAGCTCGAAGACATCCGTTGCCAAGCTTGGAAGATGACACTATCAATCTCTGCAGCGGTAATATTATGGCCATGATTACTGAGATGGCTTGCATAATGTTCTCCGATACTTCCCCGTACTTCAAAGAGGGTATCATCAGCATCGAAAAAGATTGCCTTAATAGCCGAAAAATCTATCATAAGATTAAGGATAGCAGGCTATACCTACTGAGAGAAGTACTCGCTCCATCGTGAATCAACGAGTTCGCTGGTATCGGGGTCACATATGAGCTCATCCGGATAGCCTGGCTTCATACGCGTATCAATGACAATTGGTGCTGTATATCCGAGATGATTTCTGTGAATTTCTTTCTTATGGCAGAAAATATCAGCTCCAGGCTCGAAACGAGTAAAACTTTGCCATAAGAAATAACTGGAGCTTTGCGCCGTTTTTTCTGCATCGTCCGCGAGAATAATCATGGGCCATTCTGAAAATCCTTCATATCCTGCAATTCTTTGAGCGAGGTCTTTTTCCTTTTGGTATGAGTTTCCAGACAATACAAGGCAGCCACGACAGAATGCCAGAGCATTTTCGATGCCCTTTGGTAATGCTCCAGAGAACTGGCTCGGTAAACGGCGAATGGGCTCGCCAACTCCTAACAGGACTCCCTTGCTTCCTTTATTTACTTCAGGGCCAGTATAGTCGAGCGTATCCATAGAGAGATTTGAAAATATGTATAAATCAGTACGGAAGTCTGCGCGCTCGAGAATATATTCAAGTACTGTTGAAAAGTTTTTCAGGTCTTGTGGCCGGTCAACGACAAGTAGGAATTTTGTCAGCGAGAGCTGACCCTCTCCGAGGATTCGAAAGGCAGAGACCATTGCTTCTCGTTTGTAGCGATCGTGCACTACAGCAGCTGCTAGGGAGTGATATCCCGTCTCGCCATAAGACCAGAGATCACGAACGGTGGGCATAACGAGCGGGAATATTGGGCTTAAAAGTTCTTGCAAATAATCACCGAGGTAAAAATCTTCTTGTTTCGGCTTTCCGACGACAGTTGCCGGACAGATAGGATTTCTCTTCCGAATAAGCGTATGGCAACGAAAAACTGGATAGTCATGCTTGAGAGAGTAATATCCATAGTGGTCTCCAAAAGGACCTTCTGGCCGACTTTCGAGCGGGTTGCATTCTCCAACAAGAGTGAATTCGGCTGAGGTCACGGCTGGAAGAGATGAGAAGGGAGTTTTCGTAAGATTAAGTTTTTTACCCATCAACAATGAACAGAGTAGAAGTTCCGGAACATTTTCCGGAAGCGGAGCTATAGCTGATACAATGAGTGCTGGCGGCCCACCGAGAAAAACGTTGACGGGAAGGCTTTCTCCACGTTCCCGAGCAACGTGAAGATGGAATCCCCCACCTTTTCCAATCTGACAATGTAGGCCTGTCTCATGATCATTAAACCGTTGCATTCGATACATGCCGAGATTCGGGATTCCTTTTTCGGGATGCTCTGTATAGACCAGAGGGAGAGTAATAAAAGCCCCGCCATCTTCCTGCCATGTCTTTAGGAGGGGAAGTCGACTCAAGCGAGGTGGAGTATCTGCGATAAGAGATGATTGAGACCACTGTTTCCTTCGTATTCCTACCTTAGCAAGTTGAAAAAAAGTATCTCTTTCATTCCACAGAGCTTGTAGCGAGGGAGGAAAGAGAGTCTCCGGGAGTTGAGCAATGCGCGAGATTAACTCTTCTGGATTTTTTCCGAAGGCAAGTTCAATTCGTTTTTTTGTGCCAAACAGATTGGTTACGAGAGGAAAAGCGGCTCCTTGAATGTTGTGAAAGAGAAGCGCTGGACCACCTTGCTCAATGATTCGCCTATGGATTTCAGCAGCTTCTAGGTCGTGTGATATGGGTGCAGTAATCTCACAGAGGTCGCCCTCAGCTCGAAGGATCGAAATAAATTCTTGAAGGTCAGATACCATATTGCTTGCGTTCTATTCTCTGCGTTCCTATGCCATCTCGTGATTCAGCCTCCCAAAGGTATCGCCCTATTCCTAGATTATTTCAAGGGAGTTCTCTTCGAGTGTGTCAGCGCTGCTGTAGCAGAAGATTTTTAGAGAGCTTCTGGGCTTGGCTCAACATGGCAAGTCCATGTTATAGTCAAC includes:
- a CDS encoding pyridoxal-phosphate dependent enzyme; this encodes MRQKPYQSVLELIGNTPMVQLHSFDTNGCELYVKLEQMNPGDSIKDRIALRMIEDAEKSGALKPGGTIVEATSGNTGLGLTLIGKLKGYHVILVMPDKMSVEKISLPKAFGAEVLLTRSDVEKGHPEYYQEVAEAKAKELENCIYMNQFCNPSNPAAHYNSTAPEIISQMDGKVDAIVCGVGSGGTITGISNYCAEHSPNTDMVLADPAGSILTHYIKTGEMEKAGSWLVEGMGEDFIPDICDLSRVKHAYTVSDRESFLTTRKLLLEEGILAGTSAGCLVAAAVKYCQEQTEPKRVVTFICDSGSRYLRKVFNDFWMIENGLLEREVTGDLRDLISRRFDEGSVVTVSPDDTLTTTHNRMRMYDISQLPVMENGRIIGIIDEENILFAARESKEAFLAPVSDFMVTTLKTLPRTAALDDVISLLDSGYTPLISEGDCFFGLITRSDVINYLRISNMRQELSS
- the clpA gene encoding ATP-dependent Clp protease ATP-binding subunit ClpA yields the protein MCYGGRIVFSTELGYTLEAAWREASTRLHAYFTLEHLLLALLADPEVHKILKNCGATLQELKADLEEFLESHVETATGSSAERAEPVQTPAVQRVLQRAILHMHSSGKQFITASEVLVATFSENDSHAVFFLRKQGLERIHILDYISHGIARDTDSDPRYEEDDRYSEDEYIDEYSTDGDFYHDAPEARRRSALETYTENLSHAAESGELDPVIGREAEVERAIRILSRRQKNNPLFLGAPGVGKTAMAHAIALQILSGQIPEALRNAQVYSLHIGSLIAGTKFRGEFEDRIRNITRELLEQDNAILFIDEIHTIVGAGSTGTGSVDASNFLKPLLSKGTFRCIGSTTDEDYKKFFEKDRALTRRFTTIELEEPSSETTVKILEGLKERFEEHHAVKFSRSALRAAVELSAKHITDKALPDKAIDVLDEAGAANSIRLPSKRKKQITDTDIADVVSRIAKVPVKKLKGTDEQKLQDLEHTLKSKVFGQDDAIHAIVLAMKRARALLQSEAKPMGSFLFAGPTGVGKTELAKVLAQALGIHFHRFDMSEYMEKHAISRLLGAPPGYVGYEEGGQLTDLVRKHPYAVLLLDEIEKAHPDIFNVLLQVMDNAQATDNQGRKADFRNIILIMTTNAGSTAAKGIGFGKQESNDHREKAIKELFRPEFRNRLDDTIHFHSLPLPVVRSVVQKCIDELESQLSSQKVLFTLSPEALDWLAKHGFDEELGARPMARIIQKEIKDQLVDELLFGELRKGGTVLVDEKEGALVLSIQKGS
- the clpS gene encoding ATP-dependent Clp protease adapter ClpS, whose product is MHDEYHFTDTGSSEGGIETISDIRTRLKKPRLYKVLLLNDDYTTMDFVVMILEGIFLKSPTEAARIMLEVHHKGSGLCGIYPKEIAEAKIVAVEARAREEEFPLRCVMEEE
- a CDS encoding leucyl/phenylalanyl-tRNA--protein transferase encodes the protein MVVTSFPPSHLADENGLLAIGGDVDLETLLLAYRSGIFPWPLEGEVLTWFAPPVRAILEIDQFILSRSMRRFLKRHDLEIFLNRDFESTIIACQQSTNRDGQLGTWITDDIIEGYLRLHEAGYAHSVECYDGRQLVGGLYGVSLGVMFAGESMFHIRNNASKLCFCFLVSYLRSHSVSWIDCQVMTPLTASFGAHEVQRTEFEEMLRFQLSQSQSRIFPIEPKEIGVWRGDYSVGSFN
- a CDS encoding HAD family hydrolase yields the protein MIDFSAIKAIFFDADDTLFEVRGSIGEHYASHLSNHGHNITAAEIDSVIFQAWQRMSSSYDNREEGYVTDHARDDHVWQEFLSNVMHDVGVRTPSDELLADIYGAFAKASSRQLLPYAEQLLEALSPHVALGILTNNDRRIHQLIPELGLAKYFQHIFCASDIGYKKPSHKVFMGITEQLGITTREILYIGDCPKNDVAGAVNADWNAIWLNRGLNPFSESKAEDYPETQAVPTIHCFSELLEKLYQLKEPTE
- a CDS encoding UbiD family decarboxylase; protein product: MVSDLQEFISILRAEGDLCEITAPISHDLEAAEIHRRIIEQGGPALLFHNIQGAAFPLVTNLFGTKKRIELAFGKNPEELISRIAQLPETLFPPSLQALWNERDTFFQLAKVGIRRKQWSQSSLIADTPPRLSRLPLLKTWQEDGGAFITLPLVYTEHPEKGIPNLGMYRMQRFNDHETGLHCQIGKGGGFHLHVARERGESLPVNVFLGGPPALIVSAIAPLPENVPELLLCSLLMGKKLNLTKTPFSSLPAVTSAEFTLVGECNPLESRPEGPFGDHYGYYSLKHDYPVFRCHTLIRKRNPICPATVVGKPKQEDFYLGDYLQELLSPIFPLVMPTVRDLWSYGETGYHSLAAAVVHDRYKREAMVSAFRILGEGQLSLTKFLLVVDRPQDLKNFSTVLEYILERADFRTDLYIFSNLSMDTLDYTGPEVNKGSKGVLLGVGEPIRRLPSQFSGALPKGIENALAFCRGCLVLSGNSYQKEKDLAQRIAGYEGFSEWPMIILADDAEKTAQSSSYFLWQSFTRFEPGADIFCHKKEIHRNHLGYTAPIVIDTRMKPGYPDELICDPDTSELVDSRWSEYFSQ